Proteins from a single region of Chloroherpeton thalassium ATCC 35110:
- a CDS encoding ComF family protein, which yields MTRFLDRCLREALHLIYPHVCICCHTLLEESENYVCKTCYEQLDKFLLPGESATEISARLAKHFPFQTSIKEGLALYRFHKSGLLQEIIHSIKYGGLQNLAVELGMMLGKHILSEKPFSTWEAIIPVPLHHVKHIERGYNQAEALANGVSRAIGIPVVRNAVMRSRYTESQTKLAAEKRRANISGVFQIRQPVQFKQILLIDDVFTTGATLVELSHELKKYGAIEITIAALAVTST from the coding sequence ATGACGCGATTTTTAGATCGTTGCCTGCGCGAAGCGCTTCATCTTATTTATCCTCATGTTTGTATTTGCTGCCACACACTTCTTGAAGAAAGTGAGAACTATGTCTGCAAAACCTGTTACGAGCAGTTAGATAAGTTTTTACTCCCAGGAGAATCAGCAACAGAAATTTCCGCCAGGCTCGCCAAACATTTTCCATTTCAAACATCTATAAAAGAAGGGCTCGCCCTATATCGTTTTCACAAATCAGGTCTACTTCAAGAGATCATTCACAGCATCAAGTATGGTGGATTGCAAAATCTTGCTGTTGAACTCGGAATGATGCTTGGGAAGCATATTTTAAGCGAAAAACCCTTTTCTACTTGGGAGGCAATTATTCCTGTACCACTTCACCATGTAAAACACATTGAACGCGGGTACAATCAGGCAGAGGCATTAGCAAATGGGGTAAGCCGGGCTATAGGAATACCTGTAGTGCGAAACGCAGTTATGAGATCAAGATACACAGAATCACAAACAAAACTTGCTGCAGAAAAACGCCGAGCAAATATATCCGGCGTGTTTCAAATCCGTCAGCCCGTTCAGTTCAAACAAATTTTATTAATCGATGATGTTTTTACAACAGGAGCTACTTTAGTTGAACTCAGCCATGAGCTCAAAAAATATGGCGCCATTGAAATCACAATAGCAGCTCTTGCCGTAACAAGCACCTAA
- the metF gene encoding methylenetetrahydrofolate reductase [NAD(P)H], whose protein sequence is MIIKDLLQPDKTQFSFEFYPPKKDEEWEKLFFHISELMPMNPAYVSVTYGAGGSTRDKTHNLVVRISKETNIPVVSHLTCVGSSKSEIHTILERYAENGITNILALRGDPPKGSTTFEKPADGFAYANELVAFIKKNFPQIGVGVAGFPEGHPETLNRLTEIDHLKEKVDAGADYIVTQLFFENRDFYDFRERCEIAGIHVPICAGIMPITTDKGMQRMAELSPGTRFPAPLLREISKAQNDEEVSAIGLNWAIAQVRDLIENKTPNIHLYTLNHSRPTLKIFEALSEKNPISS, encoded by the coding sequence ATGATTATCAAAGACCTTTTACAACCCGATAAAACCCAATTTAGCTTTGAGTTTTATCCACCGAAAAAAGATGAGGAGTGGGAAAAGCTCTTCTTTCACATATCGGAATTAATGCCGATGAATCCTGCGTATGTCAGCGTCACATACGGAGCAGGAGGCTCTACGCGAGACAAAACCCACAACTTGGTTGTTCGAATTTCCAAAGAAACCAACATCCCTGTTGTCTCTCATTTGACTTGCGTTGGCTCGAGCAAAAGCGAAATTCACACCATCCTTGAACGCTATGCTGAAAACGGCATTACCAATATTTTAGCCTTGCGCGGCGATCCGCCAAAAGGATCTACCACTTTTGAAAAACCAGCCGATGGCTTCGCTTATGCAAATGAGTTGGTGGCGTTTATCAAAAAAAATTTCCCGCAAATAGGCGTTGGCGTGGCCGGTTTTCCTGAAGGCCATCCTGAAACCCTCAATCGATTGACAGAAATCGACCATCTTAAAGAAAAAGTCGATGCCGGTGCGGACTACATTGTCACCCAGCTTTTCTTTGAGAATCGTGACTTTTATGATTTCCGAGAACGCTGCGAAATCGCAGGGATTCATGTGCCGATTTGCGCTGGCATTATGCCAATCACAACCGACAAAGGCATGCAAAGAATGGCAGAGCTTTCACCTGGCACACGATTCCCGGCGCCACTGCTTCGTGAAATATCCAAGGCTCAAAATGATGAGGAAGTTTCAGCTATTGGACTCAATTGGGCGATTGCGCAAGTGCGCGACCTCATTGAAAATAAAACGCCAAATATTCATCTTTACACGCTCAATCATTCAAGGCCAACATTGAAAATTTTCGAGGCGCTCTCCGAGAAAAACCCCATCTCTTCGTAG
- a CDS encoding glycosyltransferase family 4 protein: MYGQKHAHAFSVQMDILPFKKFLWLKKLSKTITGDLDQQLRALSLLSRYDAIYAMINGPIVGLCFLRKAGLLKTPIIVLAHGLPPYDHPSFKISYQGADHVIATNRVTYERIKSRYNLPDEKITLMNWWSDIEFYPDYSREERTEPFLFSNGQSWRDYSTLFQAVTKAGIKAKFIIPESQLSSDYGKNIEVTVYRKNPHANFQDGFMPGDFLPILRKTTIVAIPLDENRLHRSNGITNMMEAFAAGVPVIMTESPCIDIDIEREGSGFWVKEGDVEDWVEKITRISNNPTLQKQMAANARKTAEKYKVQSFSEGLCQTIKKVTN; the protein is encoded by the coding sequence TTGTATGGGCAAAAGCATGCCCATGCGTTCAGCGTTCAGATGGACATCTTGCCATTTAAGAAATTTCTTTGGTTGAAAAAACTCAGCAAAACCATCACTGGTGATTTAGACCAGCAACTTCGCGCTTTGAGCCTTCTCAGCAGATATGATGCAATTTATGCAATGATTAACGGCCCCATCGTGGGGCTGTGTTTTTTAAGAAAAGCGGGACTTTTAAAAACGCCGATAATCGTTTTGGCGCATGGCTTGCCACCCTATGATCACCCATCGTTCAAAATAAGTTATCAAGGTGCCGACCATGTGATTGCCACGAATCGCGTGACCTACGAGCGAATCAAATCGCGCTACAATTTGCCGGATGAAAAAATTACCTTAATGAACTGGTGGTCGGATATTGAATTTTACCCCGATTATTCAAGAGAAGAGCGCACCGAGCCGTTTCTATTTAGCAACGGTCAGTCATGGCGAGATTATTCGACCTTGTTTCAAGCGGTGACAAAGGCTGGCATTAAAGCAAAGTTTATTATTCCCGAATCGCAGCTCTCGTCGGATTACGGCAAAAACATTGAGGTGACCGTCTACAGGAAAAATCCTCATGCTAATTTTCAGGATGGGTTTATGCCAGGTGATTTTTTACCTATTTTGAGAAAAACTACCATTGTTGCCATTCCGCTTGATGAAAATCGCTTACATCGTTCAAACGGCATCACAAACATGATGGAGGCTTTTGCCGCGGGCGTGCCAGTGATTATGACGGAAAGCCCGTGTATCGATATTGACATTGAGCGAGAAGGCAGCGGCTTTTGGGTAAAAGAAGGCGATGTAGAGGATTGGGTTGAAAAAATTACTCGTATTTCAAATAATCCAACATTGCAAAAGCAAATGGCGGCAAATGCAAGAAAAACTGCAGAAAAATATAAAGTTCAAAGTTTTTCCGAAGGGCTTTGCCAAACGATCAAAAAGGTGACGAATTGA
- a CDS encoding response regulator, with translation MNVLIVDDEPDILAALEYLLKDNKCSPVSVDDGEKAKSLLKSGKFDMVISDFIMPNLDGYELLSWLRKEGHNTFFVLMSGYYNNSFSDGFKKLQVDAILPKPFTRQSIQDIVSKCARRKPVEFINEEGINKPQAQPIAQQPLGEALSTEKSNKAVFLDKLVKDLPGIVMIAIMDSASNYAIRQTSTIKIFPKAFYGYIQSIIEQKKKVLNALHLTEQMPRDITVNTSELLHFIKPINNEGRIVYLAVSKQTANLSLVRLIIERYVEQMQNVAL, from the coding sequence ATGAACGTATTGATTGTTGATGATGAGCCCGATATTTTGGCCGCACTTGAATATTTACTTAAAGACAATAAATGTTCACCCGTGTCGGTGGATGATGGGGAGAAAGCAAAGTCTCTGTTGAAAAGCGGCAAGTTTGATATGGTCATCAGTGACTTTATTATGCCAAACCTTGATGGATATGAATTGCTTTCCTGGTTGCGAAAAGAAGGCCATAACACATTTTTTGTATTAATGTCAGGCTACTACAACAACAGCTTTTCCGACGGGTTCAAAAAACTACAAGTAGATGCAATTCTTCCGAAACCATTTACAAGGCAATCAATTCAAGATATTGTATCAAAGTGCGCGCGCCGCAAACCAGTCGAGTTTATAAATGAAGAAGGAATCAATAAACCCCAAGCACAGCCGATTGCACAACAGCCTTTAGGCGAAGCGTTATCAACGGAAAAATCGAATAAAGCGGTCTTCCTGGATAAGCTGGTTAAAGACTTGCCTGGCATCGTGATGATTGCAATAATGGATTCAGCTTCAAATTATGCAATCCGCCAGACATCAACGATAAAGATATTTCCAAAGGCGTTCTACGGTTATATTCAATCGATCATAGAACAGAAGAAAAAAGTTTTAAACGCGCTACACTTAACCGAGCAGATGCCTCGAGATATTACAGTGAATACTTCCGAACTACTGCATTTCATTAAGCCAATTAATAATGAAGGCAGAATTGTTTATTTGGCAGTTTCTAAGCAAACGGCCAATTTAAGCCTTGTTAGGCTCATTATTGAACGATATGTAGAGCAAATGCAAAATGTAGCGTTGTAA
- a CDS encoding glycosyltransferase family 4 protein, whose translation MIESYFFPEILHRLPFVVKSIGQYNVYHLVNSLFDLRVSGADLDCDVFHGFEGCSLYSMRAAKKRGAITVLDEATYHISETIQLFRDEYQLLALNMPKWVEKGDLTIKRKYLEFKVSDYVFVGSEKIKKDFIKHEKRTPESIFVIPYGCNLERFRPGKKEDSTFRIVFVGIIGVRKGAYYILEAFKQLKLKNAEFILISPIDEDFQPIFNKYKDIVTHINGVSQQELNRYLNNASVFVLPSIVESFGMATAEAMACGVPVIVSENCGMTCQDGVEGFVVPIRNIEALKEKILFLYNNQKRAKEMGQEGIEYVKQFTWDNYYSKIAKAYNTILQTAK comes from the coding sequence TTGATCGAGTCTTATTTTTTTCCTGAAATTTTGCATCGCCTTCCATTTGTGGTCAAATCAATTGGCCAGTATAATGTTTATCACTTAGTCAATAGTCTTTTTGACTTGCGCGTTTCTGGCGCTGATTTGGACTGCGATGTTTTTCACGGTTTTGAAGGTTGTTCGCTTTATTCTATGAGAGCCGCAAAAAAAAGAGGTGCTATCACGGTACTGGATGAGGCAACTTATCATATTTCGGAGACGATTCAGCTGTTTCGGGATGAATACCAGCTTTTGGCATTAAATATGCCAAAATGGGTAGAGAAAGGCGACTTGACAATCAAGCGGAAATATTTGGAATTTAAGGTTTCCGATTATGTGTTTGTAGGCTCAGAAAAAATCAAAAAGGATTTCATCAAGCATGAAAAGCGAACGCCCGAGTCTATTTTTGTGATTCCTTATGGGTGCAATTTGGAGCGATTCCGACCTGGAAAAAAAGAGGATAGCACATTTAGAATTGTTTTCGTCGGAATCATAGGCGTGAGAAAAGGGGCGTATTATATCTTAGAAGCTTTTAAGCAGCTTAAGCTAAAAAATGCTGAATTCATTTTGATTAGCCCAATTGATGAAGATTTTCAACCCATTTTTAACAAGTATAAAGACATTGTCACACATATAAATGGGGTAAGTCAACAAGAGCTAAATCGTTATTTGAATAATGCTTCGGTTTTTGTTTTGCCTTCGATTGTGGAAAGTTTTGGGATGGCAACAGCCGAGGCGATGGCCTGTGGCGTGCCGGTTATTGTAAGTGAAAACTGTGGTATGACATGCCAAGATGGTGTCGAAGGGTTTGTGGTGCCAATAAGAAATATTGAAGCATTGAAAGAAAAGATTCTGTTTTTATATAACAATCAAAAGCGTGCGAAGGAGATGGGACAAGAAGGCATTGAATACGTCAAGCAGTTTACTTGGGATAATTATTATTCAAAAATAGCGAAAGCATACAATACAATCCTTCAAACAGCAAAGTAA
- the glmS gene encoding glutamine--fructose-6-phosphate transaminase (isomerizing) — MCGIVGYIGKKNASPILIDGLKRLEYRGYDSAGIALLNGTLHIHKKKGKVADLEQILPEFSDSLTIGIGHTRWATHGEPNDVNAHPHTNEAGDIAVIHNGIIENYGAIRAELQRKGHKFKGDTDTEVLAHLIDEIWNEADCDFETAIRLALKEVDGTYGLCAITSREPDKIVTARNGSPLIIGVGEDEFLIGSDASPIVSHTRKVIYLNDGEMAILTRDSYTIKTIENVTMPKAIDELTFGIAEIEKAGFDHFMLKEIFEQPEAIENSMRGRALPNEGQVRLGGIREHIDRLRNAKRIIICACGTSWHSGLVGEYLIEEYARIPVEVEYASEFRYRHPILSKDDVVIAISQSGETADTLAAIREAKAKGALVLGICNVVGSSIARETDCGIYTHAGPEIGVASTKAFTAQVTVLVLLALALSQKRTLSDEQTKDIIQDLYQLPKKVQEILNLNEEIFEMAKVFKDARNFLYLGRGFNFPVALEGALKLKEISYIHAEGYPAAEMKHGPIALIDENMPVVFIANKDSSYQKIISNIEEVRSRKGRVIVIASEGDNDIDKLAEFVIHIPDAMMPLMPLLTVIPLQLLAYHIAVLRGCDVDQPRNLAKSVTVE, encoded by the coding sequence ATGTGTGGTATAGTTGGCTATATCGGTAAAAAAAATGCCTCGCCTATTTTGATTGACGGCTTAAAACGGCTGGAATATCGTGGATATGACTCCGCTGGAATTGCGCTTTTAAATGGCACGCTGCACATACATAAGAAAAAAGGAAAAGTTGCCGATCTTGAGCAAATTCTTCCTGAATTTTCCGATAGCCTTACAATTGGAATCGGGCATACCCGCTGGGCAACTCATGGAGAACCCAATGACGTAAATGCCCATCCTCATACAAATGAAGCAGGCGATATTGCCGTTATTCATAACGGGATTATTGAAAATTATGGCGCAATTCGTGCAGAATTACAGCGAAAAGGCCACAAATTTAAGGGCGATACGGACACCGAAGTTCTGGCTCACTTGATCGATGAAATCTGGAACGAAGCCGACTGCGATTTTGAAACGGCTATTCGTTTAGCATTAAAAGAAGTGGATGGAACCTATGGCCTTTGCGCAATTACATCCCGCGAGCCCGACAAAATTGTAACGGCACGCAATGGGAGCCCTCTCATTATCGGTGTTGGCGAAGATGAATTTCTTATTGGCTCGGATGCCAGTCCGATTGTCTCTCATACGCGGAAAGTCATTTACCTAAACGACGGCGAAATGGCGATACTTACGCGTGATAGCTACACGATAAAGACGATTGAAAATGTCACGATGCCCAAGGCCATTGACGAACTCACTTTCGGCATTGCTGAGATTGAAAAAGCAGGGTTTGACCATTTCATGCTTAAGGAAATTTTCGAACAGCCGGAAGCCATTGAAAATTCAATGCGTGGCCGCGCGCTGCCTAATGAAGGACAAGTGCGTCTTGGCGGCATTCGCGAACACATTGATCGATTGAGAAATGCTAAGCGAATTATCATTTGCGCTTGTGGCACAAGCTGGCATTCAGGTCTGGTAGGTGAATATCTGATAGAAGAATATGCGCGCATCCCGGTTGAAGTTGAATATGCTTCCGAGTTTCGCTACCGACATCCGATTTTGAGCAAAGATGATGTTGTGATTGCTATTTCCCAATCTGGAGAAACGGCTGATACCTTGGCTGCAATTCGTGAGGCAAAAGCAAAAGGGGCCCTTGTTTTGGGCATTTGTAATGTAGTCGGCTCATCCATTGCAAGAGAAACAGATTGCGGTATTTACACTCACGCTGGTCCTGAAATTGGCGTTGCATCCACAAAAGCCTTCACTGCGCAGGTCACCGTTTTGGTGCTGCTTGCTCTTGCGTTAAGCCAAAAACGGACGCTTTCGGACGAGCAAACCAAGGATATTATTCAAGACCTGTATCAACTTCCAAAAAAAGTACAGGAAATATTAAACTTAAATGAAGAGATTTTCGAAATGGCCAAAGTCTTTAAAGATGCACGGAACTTCCTGTATCTTGGCCGCGGCTTCAATTTCCCTGTTGCTTTAGAAGGCGCGCTAAAACTCAAGGAAATTTCTTACATCCATGCAGAAGGCTATCCTGCCGCTGAAATGAAACACGGCCCAATTGCTCTCATCGATGAAAATATGCCGGTTGTTTTCATTGCGAACAAAGATAGTTCCTATCAAAAAATCATTAGCAATATTGAAGAAGTCCGCAGCAGAAAAGGACGCGTTATTGTGATTGCTTCTGAAGGCGACAATGACATCGATAAACTTGCGGAGTTTGTCATCCACATTCCAGATGCAATGATGCCACTTATGCCACTTTTAACAGTTATTCCGCTTCAGCTTTTGGCCTATCATATCGCTGTGCTTCGCGGTTGCGATGTTGATCAGCCAAGAAATTTAGCGAAATCGGTAACTGTGGAGTAA
- the pyrF gene encoding orotidine-5'-phosphate decarboxylase: protein MFKSRLNQLIESKNSLLCVGLDADPDKIPSVFHQHDSPVVAFNAAIIEATSELAIAYKPNIAFYESRGIRGFKDLEETLLLIPKTCLTIADGKRGDIGNTSQMYAKAFYEHWNFDASTVAPYMGHDSLLPFFEYQEKLTFVLCLTSNNGSADFEEQRLANGKKLYEAVLEKVLAWNKAGNIGIVVGATKPEQLAEIRQKAPEIVILIPGIGAQGGSLEETIRYGTDKNQESAIVVSGRKIIYPDGKFTSIDEFQRAVNERAKATVLEMRQYLKTNL, encoded by the coding sequence ATGTTCAAATCGCGGTTAAACCAACTTATTGAGTCAAAAAACTCGCTTCTTTGTGTCGGCTTGGACGCAGACCCTGACAAAATTCCATCAGTTTTTCACCAACACGACAGTCCCGTTGTCGCATTTAACGCGGCCATCATTGAGGCCACATCAGAATTGGCTATTGCTTATAAGCCAAACATTGCATTTTATGAATCGCGTGGCATCCGCGGTTTCAAAGATTTGGAGGAAACCCTGCTACTCATTCCTAAGACTTGCTTGACCATCGCGGATGGCAAGCGTGGCGATATTGGAAATACAAGCCAAATGTATGCAAAAGCGTTTTATGAGCATTGGAATTTTGACGCATCTACCGTTGCGCCTTACATGGGACACGACTCTCTTTTGCCATTTTTTGAGTATCAGGAAAAGCTCACTTTTGTTTTATGCTTGACTTCTAATAACGGTTCTGCTGACTTCGAAGAGCAACGGCTCGCAAATGGGAAAAAGCTATATGAAGCGGTGCTTGAAAAGGTTTTAGCATGGAATAAAGCAGGAAACATCGGCATCGTTGTTGGCGCAACGAAGCCTGAACAGCTTGCAGAAATTCGCCAAAAAGCACCTGAGATTGTCATTCTCATTCCAGGCATTGGTGCCCAAGGTGGATCGTTAGAGGAAACCATTCGCTATGGCACGGATAAAAACCAGGAATCAGCCATTGTGGTTTCCGGCAGAAAAATTATTTACCCTGACGGTAAATTCACGTCCATCGATGAATTTCAGCGCGCTGTGAATGAGAGAGCAAAAGCAACGGTTTTGGAAATGAGACAATACCTAAAAACTAACCTTTAG
- a CDS encoding YbhB/YbcL family Raf kinase inhibitor-like protein, which yields MQLTVHGFENGAPIPPQYAFCAPASQGIVSLAKNRNPALSWSDVPEATQSFALIFHDRDVPSKPDDVNQEDRLVPADLPRVDFFHWVLIDMPASLRAIAEAVDADGVAARGKAPGKTELGVRGINDYTNWFKGDENMEGIYAGYDGPCPPWNDAIVHNYFFTLYALDIESLSLSGNFTGQDARQAMQGHILAEATWHGTYTVTPSLLKK from the coding sequence ATGCAACTTACCGTCCACGGATTTGAAAACGGCGCGCCGATTCCACCGCAATACGCATTCTGCGCGCCGGCCAGTCAAGGCATTGTTTCTCTGGCAAAAAACAGAAATCCTGCGCTTAGCTGGTCTGATGTGCCAGAAGCAACCCAATCGTTCGCGCTGATTTTTCACGACCGTGATGTGCCTTCAAAACCGGACGATGTCAATCAAGAAGACCGGCTCGTTCCTGCCGATTTGCCGCGCGTAGACTTTTTCCATTGGGTATTAATTGATATGCCTGCCTCGCTTCGCGCCATCGCAGAAGCAGTTGACGCCGACGGCGTTGCCGCTCGTGGAAAAGCGCCGGGCAAAACGGAACTCGGGGTTCGCGGCATCAACGACTACACCAATTGGTTTAAGGGCGATGAAAACATGGAAGGCATTTATGCTGGATACGATGGCCCTTGTCCTCCATGGAACGACGCCATTGTGCACAATTATTTTTTCACCTTGTATGCACTCGACATTGAAAGTTTATCCCTTTCGGGAAATTTCACCGGGCAGGATGCCCGGCAGGCCATGCAAGGCCACATTTTGGCGGAAGCAACTTGGCATGGCACTTACACGGTTACCCCATCTTTGTTAAAAAAATAA
- the tpiA gene encoding triose-phosphate isomerase: MRKKFVAGNWKMNKDLLGAVSLATEILQLLGDEAPTCEVAIAPTFLCQQAVFQVIDESAIKLAAQNCFYEDQGAYTGEISAAMLRNSGCEYVILGHSERRQYFNETDEIVNKKVKNALSVELDVIMCVGETLEQRESGVTKSVVETQVRGGLKDLTAEDMKSVVIAYEPVWAIGTGKTATPEQAQEVHAFIRGIVKDMFGEEVANELRIQYGGSVKTSNAKELFGMPDIDGGLIGGASLNAEDFVEIIKSAE, translated from the coding sequence ATGAGAAAAAAGTTTGTTGCCGGAAACTGGAAAATGAATAAGGATTTGCTTGGAGCAGTTTCCTTAGCCACAGAGATTCTACAACTTCTTGGTGATGAAGCGCCTACCTGTGAAGTGGCCATTGCGCCAACTTTTTTATGTCAACAAGCGGTTTTTCAGGTGATTGATGAGTCCGCAATTAAGCTTGCCGCGCAAAATTGCTTTTATGAAGATCAAGGCGCATACACGGGCGAAATTTCAGCAGCCATGCTCAGAAATTCCGGCTGCGAGTATGTCATCTTGGGACACTCGGAGCGTCGGCAATATTTTAATGAGACGGATGAAATCGTCAATAAAAAAGTCAAAAATGCACTTTCAGTTGAGTTGGACGTGATTATGTGTGTTGGCGAAACGCTCGAGCAACGCGAAAGCGGCGTGACAAAATCGGTGGTAGAAACGCAAGTTCGCGGCGGTTTAAAAGATCTCACGGCTGAGGATATGAAAAGCGTTGTCATCGCTTATGAGCCGGTTTGGGCAATTGGCACAGGTAAAACCGCAACACCCGAGCAAGCGCAGGAAGTACATGCGTTTATCCGCGGAATCGTCAAGGATATGTTCGGTGAAGAAGTTGCCAATGAGCTTCGCATTCAATATGGCGGAAGCGTGAAAACAAGCAATGCCAAAGAGCTTTTCGGTATGCCGGATATTGATGGTGGTCTAATTGGTGGCGCGAGCTTAAACGCGGAAGATTTTGTAGAAATTATCAAGTCTGCAGAATAA
- the greA gene encoding transcription elongation factor GreA, with protein MSDKTYLTKGGYNKLKDELDDLKTNVRQQVLEKITEAKSHGDLSENAEYEAAKEEQAQVESRISTLERVLSTATILDEKDIKTDKVYILTTVLLKDLDRDEEVEYTLVSSEEADSENGKISVKSPIGKNLLGKSVGEIVEIKVPKGIMRYEVLNIKVK; from the coding sequence ATGTCCGATAAAACATATTTGACGAAGGGTGGCTACAACAAGTTAAAAGATGAACTTGATGATCTAAAGACAAACGTTCGCCAACAAGTGCTTGAGAAAATCACAGAAGCCAAATCGCATGGAGATTTAAGCGAAAATGCAGAGTATGAAGCAGCTAAAGAAGAGCAAGCGCAGGTCGAAAGTCGAATTAGCACGTTGGAGCGGGTTTTATCAACAGCAACCATTTTGGACGAAAAGGACATTAAAACCGATAAAGTTTATATTTTAACAACGGTGCTGCTCAAAGATTTGGATAGAGACGAAGAAGTTGAGTATACTTTGGTTTCTTCTGAAGAAGCAGATAGCGAAAACGGTAAAATTTCTGTAAAATCACCGATTGGGAAAAATCTTTTGGGCAAATCTGTCGGCGAAATTGTCGAAATTAAAGTGCCTAAGGGAATCATGAGATATGAAGTTTTAAATATTAAGGTAAAATAG
- a CDS encoding alpha-amylase family glycosyl hydrolase has product MSNAVKYPLVFEVNAHVWLRELSHKTGSPVSLSTIPHSEIQKWADQNINAVWLMGVWTRSPKGKEVALHHDGLHFDYTKALPGWTENDIDASPYSIVDYKVSPEFGGESALARLRERLAEYNIKLILDFVPNHTALDHPWIASKPEYYVQVSKEAYEKAPDLFFSPNENQFLAYGRDPYFPPWTDTAQLNYANSDCRSAMLATLKEIASQCDGVRCDMAMLMLKEIYNGIWGNLTGKMQEEFWELAIREIKSQYPNFLFIAEAYWDKEWELQQLGFDFIYDKRFYDRLKSGDIQGLKTHLNADMAFQQKLVRFIENHDEERAAVSLKNNHKVAAMVTLTSPGMRLVHQGQQEGFKTKLPVQLANPKQEPQNADIYGFYERLFRVMRQTPVTRGEFHLIDLKEHDNPDVIAFERRNGVKTRHFITVANFSDRPTTLSFNTDAFSNIFSYEHIEVVSTELLCSPQFDISPDSLTVRLRPHEGLLFVTH; this is encoded by the coding sequence ATGAGTAACGCAGTAAAATATCCACTCGTATTCGAGGTTAATGCGCACGTATGGCTTCGGGAACTTTCCCACAAAACAGGCTCACCAGTAAGTTTATCCACCATTCCTCACTCCGAAATTCAAAAATGGGCAGACCAAAATATCAATGCTGTTTGGCTAATGGGCGTATGGACACGAAGCCCAAAAGGCAAAGAAGTTGCACTTCATCATGATGGACTTCACTTTGATTACACCAAAGCACTGCCAGGCTGGACAGAAAACGATATTGACGCCTCGCCATATTCCATTGTTGATTACAAAGTCTCGCCTGAGTTTGGTGGAGAAAGTGCCTTGGCGCGGCTTCGCGAGCGACTTGCGGAATACAATATCAAATTGATTTTGGATTTTGTTCCAAATCATACAGCGCTCGATCATCCTTGGATTGCAAGCAAACCCGAATATTATGTTCAGGTTTCAAAAGAAGCCTATGAAAAAGCACCGGATTTATTTTTTAGCCCAAACGAAAATCAATTCCTTGCCTACGGACGCGACCCTTATTTTCCACCTTGGACAGACACCGCGCAGCTGAACTACGCCAATTCGGACTGCCGGAGTGCCATGCTTGCCACGCTCAAAGAGATTGCGTCGCAATGCGATGGCGTTCGCTGCGATATGGCGATGCTGATGCTCAAAGAAATTTATAATGGCATTTGGGGGAACTTAACGGGAAAAATGCAAGAAGAATTTTGGGAGCTGGCCATCCGCGAGATCAAAAGTCAATATCCGAATTTCCTGTTTATTGCTGAGGCTTATTGGGATAAAGAATGGGAGCTTCAGCAACTTGGCTTTGACTTTATTTACGATAAGCGATTTTATGACCGATTAAAGTCGGGCGACATTCAAGGGCTGAAAACGCACCTCAATGCAGACATGGCCTTTCAACAAAAACTGGTTCGTTTTATTGAAAATCACGACGAAGAACGCGCTGCAGTTAGCTTAAAAAATAATCACAAAGTGGCTGCCATGGTCACATTAACTTCGCCAGGAATGAGGCTCGTCCATCAAGGACAACAGGAAGGATTTAAAACTAAATTGCCCGTACAACTTGCCAATCCAAAGCAAGAACCGCAAAATGCTGACATTTACGGCTTCTATGAGCGATTGTTTAGGGTCATGCGGCAAACGCCCGTTACTCGCGGCGAATTTCATTTGATCGATTTAAAAGAACACGACAACCCTGACGTGATCGCATTTGAACGCCGAAATGGTGTGAAAACCCGGCATTTCATCACAGTTGCAAACTTCAGCGATCGCCCAACCACGCTTAGCTTCAACACGGACGCATTCAGTAATATTTTTAGTTATGAGCATATTGAAGTTGTCAGCACAGAGCTGCTTTGCAGCCCGCAGTTTGATATTTCTCCAGACAGTCTAACGGTTAGGCTTCGGCCACATGAAGGATTGCTTTTTGTAACCCATTAA